Proteins co-encoded in one Lates calcarifer isolate ASB-BC8 linkage group LG17, TLL_Latcal_v3, whole genome shotgun sequence genomic window:
- the lim2.2 gene encoding lens intrinsic membrane protein 2.2 codes for MLYSLAGGGTLCGVAALVLLIVSTATDFWMQYRYSGSSANQGLWRFCINHKCHAHTITVAFWDATRAFMLLAVLSCFAGVVLGLSAFTNGTKNRRVRTGGIALVLSGFLALLALAIYTGVTVTFFGKRFVDWRFSWSYIIGWVAIILAFAAGVFQLCAYQRTTAEPPPSNNQDS; via the exons ATGCTGTATTCTTTAGCAGGAGGAGGCACACTCTGCGGTGTGGCCGCCCTCGTGCTTCTCATCGTGTCTACAGCAACAGACTTTTGGATGCAGTATCGATACTCGGggagctcagccaatcaggggCTTTGGAGGTTCTGCATTAACCACAAATGCCATGCTCACACCATAACTGTAG CTTTCTGGGATGCCACACGGGCCTTCATGTTACTGGCGGTGCTGAGCTGTTTTGCTGGCGTGGTGCTTGGCCTCAGCGCCTTCACTAACGGCACCAAGAACAGGAGGGTCCGCACAGGCGGCATCGCCCTGGTCCTGTCAG GTTTCCTTGCTCTGCTAGCTTTGGCTATTTACACTGGAGTGACTGTGACTTTCTTTGGCAAACGCTTCGTGGACTGGCGCTTCTCCTGGTCCTACATCATTGGCTGGGTGGCCATCATTCTGGCTTTTGCAGCAG gtgtgtttcagctctgtgctTACCAGAGAACCACTGCAGAACCTCCTCCCTCAAATAACCAGGACAGCTGA